From the Alkalibacter rhizosphaerae genome, one window contains:
- a CDS encoding uroporphyrinogen decarboxylase family protein has product MSVKELQQERNQLFSDLFNNIIPKRMPVSFALNPRIIAEYANLDLLEVQFDYSLLDSVADEAAQLIYSDTCPMMPASLASRIPGGYQAIDSQSFQMGSNGFMQHPEVVGMEESEYPDLIADPYACILEKVLPRQHKALGLDDPVRRSLSISAVQAENNRQLGNTIPIMKRLIDKYGYYQGAPAGSGGFTAAPYDFLSDQLRSFSGISKDIRRNRTQIMEACEALMPLMFQLGLPSNPSPEGAVGMPLHMPTFMREKDFVEVWLPSYLKIVQQYAARGIRTSPFLEDNWMRYVDILQELPAGTVMMFEYGDPKLVKEKLGDKFIIKGLYPLDLLKRGTKQQVIDKAKEICDIMLPGGGYIFSFDKGPLMLSDINLENYRALTEFLRDYAVYDNAGESYGRKLNSENYEIDPDFGKFESKYLTDWDAYKAKYPMTPDSMKEHLNNYDMASLRFYLNLLV; this is encoded by the coding sequence ATGTCAGTAAAAGAACTGCAGCAGGAAAGAAACCAGCTCTTCTCGGATCTTTTCAACAACATCATACCCAAGCGGATGCCCGTTTCCTTTGCCCTGAATCCACGGATCATTGCGGAATATGCAAACTTGGACTTGTTGGAAGTTCAATTCGACTATAGCTTGCTGGATTCCGTAGCAGATGAAGCGGCACAACTGATTTATTCCGACACCTGTCCCATGATGCCTGCAAGTCTGGCTTCAAGGATTCCAGGAGGATATCAGGCCATCGATTCCCAGTCCTTTCAAATGGGAAGCAACGGTTTCATGCAACATCCGGAAGTTGTTGGAATGGAAGAAAGCGAATATCCAGACTTGATCGCAGACCCCTATGCCTGCATTTTAGAAAAAGTTTTGCCGAGACAGCACAAGGCTCTTGGTTTGGATGATCCAGTCAGAAGGTCCTTGAGTATCAGCGCAGTGCAGGCTGAAAACAATCGACAATTGGGAAACACCATTCCCATTATGAAGAGACTGATCGACAAATACGGCTATTACCAGGGCGCACCAGCAGGATCTGGAGGATTTACTGCGGCGCCATACGACTTCCTGTCCGATCAACTTCGAAGCTTTTCCGGGATCAGCAAGGATATTCGAAGAAACAGGACCCAGATCATGGAAGCATGCGAGGCATTGATGCCATTGATGTTCCAGTTGGGATTACCTTCCAATCCATCTCCGGAGGGTGCCGTGGGAATGCCGTTGCACATGCCTACTTTCATGAGAGAGAAGGATTTTGTGGAAGTGTGGTTGCCAAGCTATTTGAAGATCGTACAGCAATATGCCGCACGAGGGATCCGAACCTCGCCATTCCTGGAAGACAACTGGATGAGATATGTGGATATCTTGCAGGAACTTCCAGCAGGGACCGTCATGATGTTTGAATACGGAGATCCCAAGCTGGTCAAAGAAAAATTGGGAGACAAATTCATCATCAAGGGATTGTATCCGTTGGATCTGTTGAAAAGAGGCACCAAACAACAGGTCATCGACAAGGCGAAAGAGATCTGCGACATCATGCTGCCAGGAGGAGGCTATATCTTCAGTTTTGATAAGGGACCATTGATGTTAAGCGACATCAACCTGGAAAATTATCGAGCATTGACGGAGTTCCTTCGGGATTATGCTGTTTATGACAACGCAGGTGAAAGCTATGGTAGAAAGCTCAACAGCGAGAATTATGAGATCGATCCCGATTTCGGCAAGTTTGAATCCAAGTATTTGACCGATTGGGATGCCTATAAGGCAAAATACCCCATGACACCGGACAGCATGAAAGAACACCTGAACAATTATGACATGGCCAGTCTTCGTTTTTATTTGAACTTGCTTGTTTAA
- a CDS encoding TetR/AcrR family transcriptional regulator, whose amino-acid sequence MTTPNEKKQTPKSKILEVATKLFYDHGYNDTYLEHVAELCGITKPLISYHYGSKVDLARVVAETYAKENKNVIAFKLYKYYHDQKKYDLQVSTAVEIRLTQMLNLVDKNVNRFYVERINANYDCSVPAKEVSVPFYKIHDRQYKLDIDHDRDELTMLARASAGAALSLTFSYLRGDFDCTMEEFLDYAGEVPFKMMNIHPERIQEIIKESKKVIEEIGFSFEPYFKII is encoded by the coding sequence ATGACAACTCCAAACGAAAAAAAACAAACCCCAAAATCAAAAATACTGGAAGTCGCAACCAAGTTGTTTTACGACCACGGTTATAATGATACTTATCTGGAACACGTGGCGGAACTATGCGGGATCACCAAACCGCTGATTTCCTACCATTACGGTTCCAAGGTCGACCTGGCACGCGTGGTGGCGGAAACCTACGCAAAGGAAAACAAAAACGTCATAGCGTTCAAGCTGTACAAATACTATCACGACCAAAAAAAGTATGACCTTCAAGTTTCCACTGCCGTCGAGATCCGGTTGACTCAGATGCTGAATCTTGTGGACAAAAACGTGAATCGGTTCTACGTGGAGAGGATCAACGCCAATTATGACTGTTCCGTTCCCGCAAAGGAAGTATCCGTCCCTTTTTACAAGATACACGATAGGCAATACAAGCTGGACATCGACCACGACAGGGATGAACTTACCATGTTGGCAAGGGCATCTGCAGGCGCAGCCTTGTCCCTTACTTTTTCGTACCTACGAGGCGATTTTGACTGCACCATGGAGGAATTTTTAGACTATGCCGGAGAGGTCCCTTTCAAAATGATGAACATCCATCCGGAAAGGATCCAAGAGATCATTAAGGAGAGCAAAAAAGTGATTGAAGAGATCGGCTTCTCCTTTGAACCATATTTCAAGATTATTTAA
- a CDS encoding DUF3159 domain-containing protein, whose translation MNTKEIKEELQLLLKGKTLDALIPPFVYVVANGFFDLKIAAALAIGSALALMIIRWKSKKTLKYAFFGLLGVLIAAAFAILSDNAVNYFLPNLLTNLGLVVITTFSLVIRKPLAAWVSHISRGWELAWFWRPDIRPAYTEVTIFWLSFFCIRAVLQFLVLIEANIALLFLVNTLLGFPVTGVVVLISYVYGVWRLKKLGGPGIDEYRQNVPKPWKGQTRGF comes from the coding sequence ATGAACACAAAGGAAATAAAAGAAGAACTGCAGTTGTTGCTCAAAGGGAAAACTCTGGATGCCCTCATACCGCCATTTGTCTATGTGGTAGCCAATGGTTTCTTTGATTTGAAAATCGCCGCAGCTTTGGCTATAGGGAGTGCGCTTGCACTGATGATCATACGATGGAAATCGAAAAAAACGTTGAAATATGCCTTTTTTGGATTGTTGGGTGTTCTTATTGCAGCGGCTTTTGCCATTCTGTCGGATAATGCGGTGAACTATTTTTTGCCGAATCTGTTGACTAATCTGGGACTGGTCGTCATTACCACGTTCAGCCTGGTCATCAGAAAACCTCTGGCAGCCTGGGTCAGTCATATTTCCAGAGGATGGGAATTGGCGTGGTTTTGGAGACCGGACATCCGTCCCGCCTATACGGAGGTGACCATCTTTTGGCTCAGTTTCTTTTGCATCCGTGCGGTTTTACAGTTTTTGGTACTGATCGAAGCAAACATCGCTCTTCTCTTCCTAGTCAACACCTTGCTCGGGTTTCCCGTTACGGGCGTGGTCGTGCTGATCAGCTATGTTTACGGAGTATGGCGGTTAAAAAAACTGGGTGGTCCTGGGATCGATGAATACCGGCAGAATGTGCCAAAACCGTGGAAAGGTCAGACCCGGGGGTTTTGA